The window CATTGGTAGCTATGGTACTTAAATAAGTTCTTGCGATCAATGGCTTTCCTCTTAAATCTGCTAATAATTTTGCAGGAAAACGTGTGGCTCCAAACCTTGCGGGAATTAAGGCTATGGTCTTCATTTACTTCATTTACTAATTAAACTCTCACTGGTTATCAGTGTTTTACATTTTTATATTTCATAGATTTTGTCCGAAATCAATGAAATAAGAATTATATTAACAGCAAAGCTAAGCAATTTGAGAGCAATTAAGGGTAAAAAACAATATCTTTATTGAATGCCCAAAGCATTAACAAAATAATTTAGTCATGAAACACTGTTACAAACTTCTGGTCTTTTACACATTATTTTTGATGACCACAAACTGGGCTTTATCACAAGCCATTAATGGATATGATAAGGCAGCCTATGACATTCCTATGCGAGATGGAGTTCACCTTCACACCATCGTCTATAGCCCCAAAGATTTATCGCAGCCCTATCCTATATTGATGCAAAGGACACCTTACAGCGCCGGCCCTTATGGTCCTGGAAATATGAAAAATAAGCTTGGCCCTTCTCAGTTTTTAATGAACGATGGCTATATATTTGTTTACCAGGATGTAAGAGGGCGGTGGATGTCGGAAGGATCCTATGACAACATGCGCCCTACCCTATCCAAATCAGAAAGAAATTCCAACCAAATAGACGAAAGCACAGACACCTATGATACCATAGAATGGTTGCTCGCCAATATCAAAAATCACAATGAAAAAGTAGGCCTATGGGGAATCAGCTATCCCGGATTTTATAGTGCTGCAGCCCTTCCTTTTGCCCATCCAAACCTGAAAGCCGTTTCCCCTCAAGCACCCATAGGGGATTTTTACTTTGATGATTTTCATCATAACGGTGCTTACTTATTAAGTTATTGGTTGGCCACTTCTGTTTTCGGCTACCAAAAAGACGGCCCTACACAGGAAGCATGGTATGGCATGGTGAATCCGGAAACAAATGACGGCTATCAGTTTTTTATGGATATGGGGCCATTAAAAAATGCCGATAAATGGTATGGTGAAGACAATTTTTTCTGGCAACAACTTAAAAACAATCCTGATTACAACGCTTTCTGGCAAAAGAGAAGTATTATTCCTCACTTAAAAGAAGTGAAGCCTGCAGTTTTAACCGTTGGGGGCTGGTTTGATGCAGAAGATCTCTATGGACCACTTACAATTTATAAAACCATTGAAAAAAATAATCCTGAGACCTACAATACCATTGTCATGGGCCCTTGGTCCCACGGAGATTGGTCAAGGGAACCTGGATCACAGGTCATTTCAAATATTTATTTTGGTGATTCTATCTCCACATGGTATCAAAAAAATATAGAACGTGTTTTTTTCAATCATTTTCTAAAAGAATCCGAAAATAGCAATCCTGCCCTTCCTGAAGCCTACATGTTTGATACCGGAAAACATAAATGGGAAAAATTTGACGATTGGCCTCCTAAAGAAAGCCAATGGAAAAGCTTTTACTTTCAAGAGAAAGGAGAGTTAACTGAGGTAACACCTGAGGGAAATAGGTTTACTACCTATGTCTCAGACCCCTCTAATCCTGTCCCCTATAGTCAAGATATTAAACTAAACTTCACTCCGAGAAAATACATGGCCGATGACCAGCGATTTGCAGCCAGAAGACCGGACGTACTGACCTTTACGAGCGAAGTATTAAGTCAAGACATGACGCTTGCGGGGGAAGTCATGGCAAACTTAAAAGTTGCCACTTCACAAACTGATGCTGATTGGGTAGTTAAAATCATCGATATATTTCCCGGAGATCAGCCAAATCATGCCTATGTTTTAGATGGGGTGGACATGGGCAATTACCACCTAATGGTTCGTTCAGAG of the Cyclobacterium marinum DSM 745 genome contains:
- a CDS encoding CocE/NonD family hydrolase, which gives rise to MKHCYKLLVFYTLFLMTTNWALSQAINGYDKAAYDIPMRDGVHLHTIVYSPKDLSQPYPILMQRTPYSAGPYGPGNMKNKLGPSQFLMNDGYIFVYQDVRGRWMSEGSYDNMRPTLSKSERNSNQIDESTDTYDTIEWLLANIKNHNEKVGLWGISYPGFYSAAALPFAHPNLKAVSPQAPIGDFYFDDFHHNGAYLLSYWLATSVFGYQKDGPTQEAWYGMVNPETNDGYQFFMDMGPLKNADKWYGEDNFFWQQLKNNPDYNAFWQKRSIIPHLKEVKPAVLTVGGWFDAEDLYGPLTIYKTIEKNNPETYNTIVMGPWSHGDWSREPGSQVISNIYFGDSISTWYQKNIERVFFNHFLKESENSNPALPEAYMFDTGKHKWEKFDDWPPKESQWKSFYFQEKGELTEVTPEGNRFTTYVSDPSNPVPYSQDIKLNFTPRKYMADDQRFAARRPDVLTFTSEVLSQDMTLAGEVMANLKVATSQTDADWVVKIIDIFPGDQPNHAYVLDGVDMGNYHLMVRSEVIRGRYRESFEFPKPFVPDQITAVDFRLQDLFHTFKKGHKIQIQIQSTWFPLIDRNPQKYVQNIFEAEEADFVKATHRVFHTEKFASKIEVMVLP